A stretch of the Salmo salar chromosome ssa20, Ssal_v3.1, whole genome shotgun sequence genome encodes the following:
- the LOC106581388 gene encoding olfactory receptor 10A6-like, whose translation MGFSVRLYNGMESSDDGFYITAFHTLGNKNDLILALSIIYILTLMGNFALLAVFIINTSLQTPKDVEVCNLTIVDISLNTVIIPQMVPVFVFNLNYVSIGTCFSQMFFTHLFGDIDSFSLALLAYDRVIAICFPLRYLTINTNLRLLLILVGIWTLSFLLEVSPVALASSLPYCASRVVHICCCEHSPVYRLACFNRKLATAKYLAVLLGPLSSPRDETRVEKVLTADEEAPEAADEEFCLGRMSDKQPQRYKCPPPPRATKTSSSETLEFPSLPDER comes from the exons ATGGGTTTTTCTGTGCGCCTTTACAATGGAATGGAATCATCAGATGATGGATTCTATATTACAGCCTTCCACACACTGGGCAATAAAAATGACCTCATCTTAGCTCTATCTATAATATACATCCTCACTCTAATGGGTAACTTTGCTCTGTTAGCAGTCTTCATTATAAACACAAGCCTACAAACTCCCAAAGATGTTGAAGTGTGCAATTTAACAATAGTAGACATCTCTTTGAACACTGTCATCATCCCCCAGATGGTGCCTGTATTTGTGTTCAATCTGAACTACGTCTCCATTGGGACGTGTTTTTCTCAGATGTTCTTCACTCATTTATTTGGTGATATTGATTCCTTTTCCCTGGCTCTCCTAGCGTACGACCGTGTGATAGCCATCTGTTTCCCTTTGCGTTACCTCACCATCAACACCAACCTGAGGTTGCTGCTAATCCTGGTAGGGATCTGGACCCTGTCCTTCCTTTTGGAGGTCTCCCCTGTTGCGCTGGCCTCTAGTCTGCCTTACTGTGCCTCCAGGGTGGTGCATATCTGCTGCTGTGAACACAGCCCTGTATACAGACTGGCCTGCTTCAACAGGAAACTAGCGACAGCTAAGTATCTGGCTGTCCTGTTAGGCCCTCTATCTTCACCT AGAGATGAGACCAGGGTCGAGAAGGTGTTGACAGCAGATGAAGAAGCCCCAGAGGCTGCTGACGAGGAGTTTTGTTTGGGGCGCATGTCGGACAAGCAGCCACAAAGGTACAAGTGTCCACCTCCGCCGAGGGCCACCAAAACCTCCTCCTCAGAAACTCTAGAATTCCCTTCCCTCCCGGATGAGAGGTGA